One stretch of Methyloversatilis sp. RAC08 DNA includes these proteins:
- a CDS encoding SPOR domain-containing protein, with product MSAAVARARLGVRSDAEEQAAEQRTALLRRVVVAGGLIALLIGGLALFDVSRKPAEPLPPPMAGVQPEPAVAETEPPAEETALPPLPAADEGASDPGASDDTAAQTRNVNLPDTPPPLPEGTARPEAPAGTAEAEPAPTAPAPATPGRLVIGDGEPRAPAATQRAPAQAAARAPAAQPLTRTPPPAAASQGEITGYRVQVGVFSSVANAEDVRAKLALKGIPSQIEARVHVGPFKTRAEADQARARLRALGMDSGAPAPVRATSGHP from the coding sequence ATGAGTGCGGCAGTGGCGCGGGCGCGTCTGGGTGTGAGAAGCGACGCCGAAGAACAGGCGGCGGAACAGCGCACTGCGCTGCTGCGCCGGGTGGTGGTGGCAGGCGGTCTGATCGCGCTGCTGATCGGTGGCCTGGCACTGTTCGACGTGAGTCGCAAGCCGGCCGAGCCCTTGCCGCCACCGATGGCCGGCGTGCAGCCCGAGCCGGCCGTCGCCGAAACCGAGCCGCCGGCCGAAGAAACTGCATTGCCACCGTTGCCAGCGGCCGATGAAGGCGCAAGCGATCCGGGTGCCTCCGACGACACCGCGGCACAGACAAGGAACGTCAATCTGCCGGATACCCCGCCGCCGCTGCCCGAAGGCACGGCACGTCCCGAAGCGCCCGCCGGAACCGCCGAAGCGGAGCCCGCTCCCACCGCTCCCGCACCGGCTACGCCCGGTCGCCTGGTGATCGGTGACGGTGAACCTCGCGCGCCCGCAGCCACGCAGCGGGCGCCGGCGCAGGCTGCAGCGCGCGCGCCAGCCGCCCAGCCGCTCACGCGCACGCCGCCGCCGGCGGCGGCCAGTCAGGGCGAAATCACCGGTTACCGGGTGCAGGTCGGCGTGTTCAGCAGTGTGGCCAACGCGGAAGACGTGCGCGCGAAACTGGCGCTCAAGGGCATTCCATCGCAGATCGAGGCGCGCGTGCACGTCGGCCCGTTCAAGACGCGCGCAGAAGCCGATCAGGCGCGCGCGAGGCTGCGCGCACTGGGCATGGACAGTGGCGCGCCGGCGCCCGTGCGGGCCACGTCCGGCCACCCGTGA